A region from the Mesorhizobium huakuii genome encodes:
- the tnpB gene encoding IS66 family insertion sequence element accessory protein TnpB (TnpB, as the term is used for proteins encoded by IS66 family insertion elements, is considered an accessory protein, since TnpC, encoded by a neighboring gene, is a DDE family transposase.) yields the protein MIPTGAKVYVATRPVDFRKGPDGLMALVRDGGADPFCGALYVFRAKRADRVKIVWWDGSGLCLFAKRLDEDKFRWPRVENGVIRLAAPQLMALVEGMDWTRVKAERRRRPTSAG from the coding sequence ATGATCCCGACGGGAGCCAAGGTCTATGTGGCGACGCGGCCGGTCGACTTCCGCAAAGGTCCGGACGGGCTGATGGCGCTGGTGCGTGACGGCGGCGCTGATCCGTTCTGCGGGGCGCTCTACGTGTTCCGGGCAAAGCGTGCCGACCGGGTGAAGATCGTGTGGTGGGACGGGTCCGGCCTTTGCTTGTTCGCCAAGCGGCTGGACGAGGACAAGTTCCGCTGGCCGCGGGTGGAGAACGGCGTGATCCGGCTTGCCGCGCCGCAATTGATGGCGCTGGTGGAAGGGATGGACTGGACGCGCGTCAAGGCTGAACGGAGACGACGGCCGACCTCGGCCGGATAG
- the tnpC gene encoding IS66 family transposase, which translates to MTSSASALPDDAGTLKAMLISLTSQKAELEAETADLEAEKAELRAAVVRLATANERAEARIAALHVIIKQLERARFGRSSEKLDAEQQAFAFDEVETGLGAIEAELEAVKPAGDRHRPPRPRKAFPAHLQRVEIVVEPETIACGCGNCQPVKIGEDVSERLDVTPAKFRVIVTRRPKYGCAQCKEGVSQAPAADHLVEAGVPSEALLAHVAVSKYADGLPLYRQEGIYARDGVEISRNTMANWMGHVGFHLAPLAERILEMIKQGERVYADETTLPTLSPGAGKTKTAWLWTYARDDRTFGGTAPPMVAYRFEDSRGGECVERHLAGYSGLLQVDGWGAYNRLAEATRSGGPLALAACWAHLRRKFYELHVAGVSHVATETIERMTQLWAIEESIRGKDPEARRAARQEQSAAIVAELWPFWEKELGRISGKSKLAEAIRYARSRREALERFLHDGRLDIDSNAVERAIRPQTITRKNALFAGSDGGGRTWATVATLLQTAKMNGVDPFAWLTKTLERIANGWPNRDLDQLLPWHHHAN; encoded by the coding sequence ATGACGAGCAGTGCTTCTGCCCTTCCCGACGATGCCGGCACGCTGAAGGCGATGCTCATCTCGCTGACATCGCAAAAGGCTGAGCTGGAGGCCGAAACGGCAGATCTTGAAGCCGAGAAGGCGGAACTCAGGGCTGCGGTCGTCCGACTTGCGACAGCCAATGAACGCGCCGAGGCGCGGATCGCCGCCCTTCATGTAATCATCAAGCAGCTGGAGCGGGCCCGGTTCGGCCGCAGCTCCGAGAAGCTTGATGCCGAGCAGCAGGCCTTTGCCTTCGACGAGGTCGAGACCGGGCTCGGCGCGATCGAGGCCGAACTCGAGGCGGTGAAACCGGCAGGCGATCGACATCGTCCGCCGCGGCCACGCAAGGCATTCCCGGCGCATCTGCAGCGGGTCGAGATCGTCGTCGAGCCCGAGACCATCGCCTGCGGCTGCGGCAACTGCCAGCCGGTGAAGATCGGCGAGGACGTCTCCGAACGGCTCGACGTGACGCCGGCCAAGTTCCGCGTGATCGTCACCCGCCGGCCCAAATATGGCTGCGCGCAGTGCAAGGAAGGCGTCAGCCAGGCGCCGGCTGCCGATCACCTCGTCGAGGCCGGCGTGCCGAGCGAAGCGCTGCTCGCGCATGTCGCCGTCTCCAAATATGCCGACGGCCTGCCGCTCTACCGCCAGGAGGGCATTTATGCCCGCGACGGTGTCGAGATCAGCCGCAACACCATGGCGAACTGGATGGGCCATGTCGGCTTCCATCTCGCCCCGCTCGCCGAGCGCATCCTGGAAATGATCAAGCAAGGCGAGCGGGTTTATGCCGACGAGACGACGCTGCCGACATTGTCGCCGGGCGCCGGCAAGACCAAGACCGCTTGGCTGTGGACCTATGCGCGGGACGACCGAACCTTTGGCGGCACGGCGCCGCCCATGGTCGCCTACCGGTTCGAGGACAGCCGCGGCGGGGAGTGCGTGGAGCGCCATCTCGCCGGCTACAGCGGATTGCTCCAGGTCGACGGATGGGGCGCCTACAACCGGCTCGCGGAAGCGACCCGCAGCGGCGGCCCGCTAGCGCTGGCGGCATGCTGGGCGCATCTCAGGCGCAAGTTCTATGAATTGCACGTTGCCGGCGTCTCGCATGTGGCGACCGAGACCATCGAGCGGATGACGCAACTGTGGGCGATCGAGGAAAGCATCCGCGGCAAGGATCCCGAGGCCCGCCGCGCCGCGCGGCAAGAACAGTCAGCCGCCATCGTCGCAGAACTCTGGCCGTTCTGGGAAAAGGAGTTGGGCCGCATCTCCGGCAAATCGAAACTCGCCGAGGCGATCCGCTATGCCAGAAGCCGTCGCGAGGCCCTCGAACGCTTCCTGCACGATGGCCGCCTCGATATCGACAGCAACGCCGTCGAGCGCGCTATCCGGCCCCAGACCATCACCCGCAAGAACGCCCTCTTCGCCGGTTCCGATGGCGGCGGGCGGACATGGGCGACCGTCGCAACGCTTCTGCAGACCGCCAAAATGAACGGCGTCGACCCCTTCGCTTGGCTCACGAAAACGCTTGAGCGCATCGCCAACGGCTGGCCGAACCGCGATCTCGACCAACTCCTGCCCTGGCATCATCACGCAAACTGA
- a CDS encoding 4'-phosphopantetheinyl transferase family protein has translation MAAISDPELVTLSARSRGFFTHAELFAPGFPDAILVRGRFDHESYTDDLFNLLALHCPASLSAAVSMRRAEFLAGRAMAYAALRALGQAAAEIPIGPGGAPLWPPSSAGSITHTRGHCACFAIAGGNWRVGVDVEALASGDALDAILNMTTNEDERALIARQVVLAPDWLASLVFSAKETLFKALYPVARRFFGFDCAELRTTPRNGQLRLHLTQTICPELIEGQHYDIRFSIAAGHVLTWLAVTHQHVSM, from the coding sequence ATGGCTGCTATTTCCGATCCCGAACTAGTGACTCTCTCTGCTCGTTCACGTGGATTTTTCACGCACGCTGAGTTATTTGCTCCCGGGTTCCCCGATGCGATCTTGGTGCGCGGCAGGTTTGATCACGAAAGCTACACGGATGACCTGTTTAACCTGCTAGCGTTACACTGCCCCGCCAGTCTGTCTGCAGCGGTGTCCATGCGCCGTGCTGAGTTTTTAGCCGGGCGAGCGATGGCATACGCGGCATTGCGGGCGCTGGGTCAGGCCGCTGCTGAGATTCCAATCGGCCCAGGCGGGGCTCCACTCTGGCCCCCGTCTTCCGCTGGTTCAATAACCCATACGCGTGGGCATTGCGCTTGTTTCGCCATCGCCGGTGGGAATTGGCGGGTAGGTGTCGACGTTGAGGCGCTGGCCAGCGGTGATGCTCTGGATGCGATTCTAAACATGACCACCAATGAGGATGAGCGTGCCTTGATCGCTAGACAAGTGGTCCTCGCTCCAGACTGGCTGGCGAGCCTGGTTTTTTCGGCCAAAGAAACACTCTTCAAAGCGCTCTATCCTGTGGCAAGGCGCTTTTTCGGATTCGACTGTGCAGAGTTACGAACGACGCCCAGAAACGGGCAACTACGACTGCATCTAACACAAACTATCTGTCCCGAATTGATCGAGGGTCAGCACTATGACATTCGTTTTAGCATCGCTGCTGGCCATGTGTTGACCTGGTTGGCAGTAACACACCAGCATGTGTCAATGTAG
- the trxA gene encoding thioredoxin, with protein sequence MATVKVDINNFQSEVLESAAPVVVDFWAEWCDPCKMIAPSLEEISVEMEGKIKVAKLNIDENPELAAQLGVRSIPTLAIFKGGEVADFSVGAKPKTALLNWISNAA encoded by the coding sequence ATGGCTACCGTGAAAGTCGATATCAATAACTTCCAGTCGGAAGTTCTGGAATCCGCGGCACCCGTCGTCGTCGATTTCTGGGCCGAATGGTGCGATCCCTGCAAGATGATTGCTCCGAGCCTCGAGGAAATCTCCGTCGAGATGGAAGGCAAGATCAAGGTCGCCAAGCTCAACATCGATGAAAACCCGGAACTCGCCGCCCAATTGGGCGTGCGCTCCATTCCGACGCTCGCGATCTTCAAGGGCGGCGAAGTGGCCGATTTCTCGGTCGGCGCCAAACCGAAGACAGCTCTTTTGAACTGGATTTCGAACGCTGCCTGA
- a CDS encoding IS110 family transposase — protein MDWGGVSHAMCVIDGVDPVLVRLDVRHDAAGLADMVARPKRVAAPAELRIAIERPGLVVDTLVEAGYPVIPVHPNVVKACRPRYRAAGGKSDPGDAFMLADILRTDGHRFRPLVPVSDDFRALRALVRGRDDLVAQRVALANQLRNLLEGFWPGAVAIFAAIDSPIALAFVGRYPTPDSASRLGEKRLASFMAQHADRGRRSPADLLARLRAAPTGLAGDAEAGAKGELAGALVAIPERLVCEIAKLSSHIEHAVAQLPDGKIVMSFPRAGRICAAQILPELGDARERFLMQDQLAAEAGVCPVTHASGKSRGVVFRWACNKNLRLAFTCFADNSRHASAWARPSIEKPVTVAAGTRTLFQFSPEHGFKSSGGRGATRRSTTLNSVARPSKSRREKKGWTQGISYHRVVLLETRYPDRRARRRTAAA, from the coding sequence TTGGACTGGGGCGGCGTAAGCCATGCCATGTGCGTTATTGACGGCGTCGACCCGGTCCTCGTGCGTCTCGATGTCCGCCACGATGCGGCTGGGCTGGCTGACATGGTAGCCCGGCCCAAGCGCGTGGCGGCGCCAGCCGAACTGCGTATTGCCATCGAGCGACCCGGTCTGGTCGTCGATACCTTGGTAGAGGCCGGGTATCCCGTGATCCCGGTCCATCCGAACGTCGTCAAGGCCTGCAGGCCGCGGTACCGCGCCGCCGGTGGCAAAAGCGATCCGGGCGATGCCTTTATGTTGGCCGACATCTTGCGCACCGACGGACATCGCTTCCGGCCTCTTGTGCCGGTCTCCGATGACTTCCGGGCGTTGCGCGCCCTGGTCCGCGGCCGCGACGACCTGGTGGCCCAGCGTGTCGCATTGGCAAACCAGCTCCGCAATCTGCTCGAAGGCTTCTGGCCAGGGGCAGTCGCCATTTTCGCCGCCATCGACAGCCCGATCGCGCTCGCCTTCGTCGGTCGCTATCCCACTCCCGACAGCGCCAGCCGCCTGGGCGAGAAACGTCTGGCTAGCTTCATGGCGCAACACGCCGACCGTGGGCGCCGTTCGCCGGCCGACCTGCTGGCCCGACTGCGAGCCGCGCCGACAGGGCTGGCCGGTGACGCCGAGGCCGGCGCCAAAGGCGAGCTGGCCGGCGCATTGGTCGCCATTCCCGAACGCCTCGTCTGCGAGATCGCCAAGCTGTCCTCGCACATCGAGCACGCCGTCGCCCAATTGCCCGACGGCAAGATCGTCATGTCGTTCCCGCGCGCAGGCCGCATTTGCGCCGCCCAGATCCTCCCTGAGCTCGGCGACGCGCGCGAGCGCTTCCTGATGCAGGACCAACTTGCCGCCGAGGCCGGCGTCTGTCCCGTGACCCACGCCTCCGGCAAAAGCCGAGGCGTTGTGTTCCGATGGGCCTGCAACAAGAACCTGAGATTGGCGTTCACCTGCTTTGCCGACAACTCCCGTCACGCCTCCGCCTGGGCGCGGCCGTCTATCGAAAAGCCCGTGACCGTGGCTGCAGGCACCCGCACGCTGTTCCAATTCTCGCCCGAGCATGGCTTCAAGTCCTCTGGAGGGCGTGGCGCAACAAGGCGCTCTACGACCCTCAACAGCGTCGCGCGGCCATCAAAATCACGGCGTGAAAAAAAAGGCTGGACACAAGGTATCTCATACCACCGCGTGGTATTGCTGGAGACGCGCTATCCTGATCGACGGGCGCGGCGGCGGACGGCAGCCGCCTAG
- a CDS encoding GntR family transcriptional regulator, whose product MATKTLKYQIPPLNASPSSAIEHVYAELKNALMSGEFSPGQPMRLGELAVAFGTSHMPIRESLNRLSGIDILERAPRQSARVPIITAKGLRDLLEVRLLNERQAIIWGAKKSTGKSLNYIREINVKMDQLNLGKNAEVKKYLKLNQLFHFAVYNLSQNKVLMNTIETHWLHAGPILSLRRKEPNFVPGHHNHREIIDQLEKGNGLAAADALERNIIEAHEQIFAILDKSDLKDRAGNRVGA is encoded by the coding sequence ATGGCGACAAAAACCTTGAAGTACCAGATACCACCATTGAACGCTTCCCCGAGTTCGGCGATTGAGCATGTCTATGCCGAACTGAAGAACGCTTTGATGTCCGGGGAATTTTCGCCCGGGCAGCCGATGCGTCTCGGAGAACTGGCTGTCGCATTCGGCACAAGCCACATGCCGATCCGCGAGTCGCTCAACCGGCTCAGCGGCATCGACATCCTCGAACGGGCGCCGCGTCAGTCCGCGCGCGTTCCAATAATCACTGCTAAAGGCCTACGCGATCTCCTGGAAGTGCGCCTTCTGAATGAAAGGCAGGCCATCATCTGGGGGGCAAAGAAATCTACCGGGAAGAGCCTGAACTATATCAGAGAAATCAATGTCAAGATGGATCAACTCAATCTGGGGAAGAACGCTGAAGTGAAGAAGTATCTGAAACTGAACCAACTATTCCATTTTGCCGTTTACAACCTCTCTCAAAACAAAGTCTTGATGAACACGATCGAGACGCATTGGCTTCATGCGGGCCCGATCCTCAGCCTGAGGCGTAAGGAACCAAATTTTGTTCCGGGCCACCATAATCATCGCGAAATCATCGACCAGTTGGAGAAGGGCAACGGCTTGGCAGCCGCCGACGCCCTCGAGCGCAACATCATAGAAGCGCATGAGCAGATTTTTGCGATTCTTGACAAGTCCGACCTGAAGGATCGTGCGGGAAATAGGGTCGGTGCCTAG
- a CDS encoding amino acid adenylation domain-containing protein yields MQSLTRAAGPSDRTIAASVLWYASEFPRRPAVIFGTEAINYMDLWLRACEIARVLKTGREAGLDRVALYFPIGIDRIAAILCCQILGVSYVPVEPNLPASRIREMLAQADPSVLLSSSAICSAILKEVSSCPTVMVEEVGVGAADRGSLSRDLALPPKSGGYVIFTSGSTGKPKAVNMGGAALQNLVDWQIELSTLSDNAATAQFAPISFDVSFQEIFSTLCSGGSIVLLANEQRIDPDLLSDEILRARVERLFLPFIALQQLASNCVERNLFPDSLREIHTAGEQLVVSSALREFFIKLPQCRLFNQYGPSETHVVTCHELDSNPAEWPRLPPIGRPLPNVVLFILGEDGRPVRLGEVGELYIGGVCLAQGYFQDKERTDERFMTIDINGTPTRLYRTGDFATSDESGCFFFCGRRDHQIKIDGYRVELGEIESVIADHPDVAEVAVVFDRDANGTGRLIACLTNKDGAPTDCLETVVRAHVREKLPGYMAPDRVQIIGAMPKTASGKVDRKSIAERLCAEKVNPSAPPVEKPACATTSGSVKNSDLCGAITSYWRELLDHPLLSDSDNVFDFGARSIMVPELQRRLRRQFGISMPAILVFRHPSPRELADFLSRRSAKGDALNTTLAGLANRRVSTKRRASPR; encoded by the coding sequence ATGCAGAGTTTAACAAGGGCCGCAGGTCCGTCAGATCGGACCATTGCAGCTTCCGTGCTTTGGTATGCATCCGAATTTCCTCGTCGTCCTGCTGTCATTTTCGGAACAGAGGCGATCAACTACATGGATTTGTGGCTGCGAGCCTGTGAGATAGCTCGTGTCCTAAAAACTGGACGTGAAGCGGGTTTGGACCGCGTGGCCCTTTATTTTCCCATCGGTATTGACCGGATCGCGGCGATCCTCTGCTGTCAAATCCTAGGTGTTTCCTACGTTCCTGTGGAACCAAATCTTCCAGCGAGTCGCATTCGCGAGATGCTTGCGCAAGCGGATCCGAGCGTGCTCCTCAGTTCATCGGCCATCTGTTCGGCGATCCTCAAGGAGGTCTCGTCGTGCCCGACAGTGATGGTCGAGGAAGTTGGAGTGGGCGCAGCTGATCGTGGATCGTTGAGCCGAGATTTGGCGCTGCCGCCGAAGTCCGGTGGCTACGTTATCTTTACCTCGGGTTCGACTGGCAAGCCGAAGGCAGTCAACATGGGAGGAGCAGCACTTCAAAACCTCGTGGACTGGCAGATCGAACTTTCGACGCTGTCAGACAATGCGGCAACGGCTCAGTTCGCCCCCATTTCGTTCGATGTATCGTTTCAGGAGATATTCTCCACGCTCTGTTCTGGTGGGAGTATCGTCCTCCTAGCGAATGAACAGCGGATCGACCCCGATTTGCTTTCGGACGAGATACTGCGTGCCCGGGTGGAGCGATTGTTTCTGCCATTTATCGCTCTCCAACAATTGGCGTCGAATTGTGTGGAGCGCAATTTGTTTCCCGACAGTCTACGGGAGATCCACACCGCCGGCGAACAACTCGTGGTCTCTTCCGCTTTGCGCGAGTTTTTCATCAAGCTCCCCCAGTGTCGGCTCTTCAATCAATATGGTCCCTCCGAGACACACGTCGTCACCTGTCACGAGCTTGATAGCAATCCAGCGGAATGGCCTAGGTTACCGCCTATCGGTCGGCCTCTACCGAATGTCGTACTGTTCATTTTAGGTGAAGATGGCCGACCGGTGAGGTTAGGAGAGGTGGGAGAGTTGTATATTGGTGGCGTCTGCCTCGCGCAGGGGTATTTCCAGGACAAGGAGCGAACAGACGAACGGTTCATGACTATAGATATTAACGGCACGCCAACGAGATTGTATCGGACCGGCGACTTTGCGACATCAGATGAAAGTGGTTGTTTTTTCTTCTGTGGTCGCCGAGACCACCAAATCAAGATCGATGGCTACAGGGTTGAACTTGGGGAAATTGAGAGCGTTATAGCGGATCACCCAGACGTAGCCGAAGTCGCCGTGGTTTTCGATCGTGATGCAAATGGAACGGGACGACTGATCGCCTGCCTGACGAACAAAGATGGGGCGCCAACCGACTGTCTCGAGACAGTAGTTCGCGCCCATGTCCGTGAGAAGCTCCCTGGCTACATGGCGCCAGACCGTGTCCAGATCATCGGCGCGATGCCTAAAACTGCGAGTGGCAAGGTCGATCGGAAATCAATCGCGGAAAGGCTGTGTGCCGAAAAGGTCAACCCCTCGGCACCGCCTGTCGAGAAGCCAGCCTGTGCCACTACGAGCGGATCGGTGAAGAACAGCGATCTGTGCGGCGCGATCACCTCTTACTGGCGGGAGCTCCTGGACCACCCCTTGCTCTCGGACTCGGATAATGTGTTCGATTTTGGCGCGCGTTCGATCATGGTCCCGGAGCTTCAACGCCGCCTTCGCCGTCAATTCGGGATTAGCATGCCCGCGATCTTGGTCTTCCGGCATCCTTCGCCGAGGGAGCTTGCAGACTTTTTATCGCGAAGATCGGCGAAGGGCGATGCATTGAACACGACGTTGGCTGGTCTCGCAAACCGGCGTGTGTCGACCAAAAGACGCGCTTCTCCGCGCTGA
- the tnpA gene encoding IS66-like element accessory protein TnpA, protein MLRRRWSAEAKARILEEALAPGANVSAVARTHGVSPQQVFAWRRKAIRSGEIVVQTRGSEAEAQSFAPLEVAREDSGCTSGLEIVIGDATIRVGNDVAPTLLTEAIRAVRSA, encoded by the coding sequence TTGCTGCGCCGGCGCTGGTCCGCGGAGGCGAAAGCGCGGATTCTGGAGGAGGCGCTGGCGCCGGGGGCGAATGTCTCGGCGGTGGCGCGGACGCATGGCGTGAGCCCGCAGCAGGTGTTCGCCTGGAGGCGCAAGGCGATCCGATCCGGCGAGATCGTTGTCCAGACGCGCGGGTCGGAGGCAGAGGCGCAGAGCTTCGCACCGTTGGAAGTGGCGCGTGAAGATAGCGGTTGCACGAGCGGCCTGGAAATCGTCATCGGCGATGCGACGATCCGCGTGGGCAATGACGTCGCCCCGACCCTTCTGACCGAGGCGATCCGCGCGGTGCGCTCGGCATGA